The following DNA comes from Ptychodera flava strain L36383 chromosome 23 unlocalized genomic scaffold, AS_Pfla_20210202 Scaffold_24__1_contigs__length_23054250_pilon, whole genome shotgun sequence.
CATTGTACAAAACACCCTTACTTTGAAAGATTTGAACACAAAGGAATAATGCATCAAGAATGAGAAATGAAGGAACAACCTGTGCACAGTAATTTGCCACAGGTATGCAAATATCAATTCATTTCgtatataaacactgtatctcaATTTCAAACGCATTCCATATTCGTTGGACTTACTTTCAACATGCATGGGCGAGATATTTCCCATCACTGTAGCATTAGATTCACTGAGTGAAAACTTTGAGGCAGTCATTGCCCCAATCTGCCACGACAATGTCCATGTCTTCTGTCACTGCTAGACCCTGAGGTTGTTTTAAGTCATCTTCTGGCTGATCAAtgcgacagataaatttaccgCTTTTATCAAATTTCTGTACACTACTATTACCCTCATCACTAACATATAAAGAACCTTCTTTATCAAATGCTATTCCTCTTGGCCCATTAAGCTTGCCATCACTAATATCAAAACTTCCAAATGAATACATCAAATGACCATCTGGGTTGTATACCTGGATACAACAATTGTTGAAATCGGAAACAAACACATTTCCATTATTGTCTACTGTCAAGTAATTAGGCCCTTTAGAATGCCctaattttgtgataagattACCGAAAGACTTAACATACTGAAAGTCATGAGTGTATTTCTTGATGCAGTGACCTCTTTCATCTGTGTCTTCCACTGACCACTCCCAGTCACTGATGTACACACTTCCGTCCACTGGACTGATAGCCACGGATCCAGGGTTCTTGACCTCTTCCCCAAAGCATTTGATCAATGAACCATTCTCATCACTTACgactacttgtttgtttttcccaTCTGTCATGACGTACTCATCTTTTGTGGAGATTGTGACATCAATTGGAAAGAAAACCTCGGGAAATTCTGTGAAAGTGAAACTAGATTTGAAATTCCCGTTCTTATCTGTGATTTGTACTCTGTTGTTTGCAGAGTCAGCTGTGACAAAATCACCATGTTTGGTAATGGTAATACCATTTGGAGAACGAAACTGACCTTCTGCGGGTCCTTCATTCCCAATGCTTTTCACTGAACCCTTTACAATGACAAGTGGGGCTTGTTTGTGAACCTTGCCACGGACAGGTTTCAGCTCACTTTCTTCTTTAAATACGTGTAGGTTTGTGAGACTTTGACATCTGCGAGCAGGCTTCATCAAATCTTTGTTTGTCACTGCTGATGGAAGAGGCATCAATGCAGGTTTATGTCCCTTGACCCCAAAGGCTTTCACTGGCTCTTTCTTTATTATGTTTGCTTTTGGGTTTTGGCATGTAGTTACGACAATTTTCTTCATTTCTGGCACAATAACTGTTTTATCTTTAGATTCTGACTGTCTGGCATGCAATACTCGTTGACCTTTAAGTCTATCTTGTGTTTGAGGAAGAGCACTCTTCTTTCGCTCACGGCTTGGACTTCGCCCTCTATTTTTTAAGTAATCTTGATTGCGAGGAAACATTTTTTGAGATGATTTGTTGGCAGGACTGACATTTCTCTTCAGACCATCGTTCTCTGATTTTGCTGTTTTCCTCATATCCTGTTTTTCACAGAGATGTGGTGTATCCTCTTTGCCAATGGTATTGTTAACATCAGTGCAGCTTGGACTAATGGGTGTCTTTGTGTCCATTTTGTCAGTTGCAGGTTGGACATCACCATTGCTTAAGTCTATACTACTCGGTGTTTGATCATGTGGCCTGGCCGAATTGAATTTTAGATACCCAAGGATTCCCATGTCCCCTTTCTCCTCAACAGGGTGGAATTCAACGCTCTGAGATACTTTATgtacattcattttcatagaaaCAAGCTTATTCATGTGACATATCGTCTCCTCCCTGATAGACAAGACTTGGGCTGGTGTTCCAAGATCaatcaatatttctat
Coding sequences within:
- the LOC139124382 gene encoding tripartite motif-containing protein 3-like; the encoded protein is MAAALQNVSEAEQLLRELHKDILSCAICQKFFTKPKVLHCNHSFCELCLTTLVSTKDKLINCPTCSTSYQLPDGGVTEMKANFFLDSLAKFYSREWFTDKSQAVLCNGCEENEATHWCMECSLYFCTFCTKPHKKLMKAHDVITLQEYREATPSSSLLRHHVYCNLHPDNVVKFFCETCNAVVCTECTVLKHYSGQHLLRDLEATAAQYKSQMKDLLNQAKQKERAIQKYASEAKIARETMISSCKDVEQRVRKKTADVIQKVKTEEEQLIEQLKTGCEKIGKQIEMQIDDLEQKHKSISRHFGYIEILIDLGTPAQVLSIREETICHMNKLVSMKMNVHKVSQSVEFHPVEEKGDMGILGYLKFNSARPHDQTPSSIDLSNGDVQPATDKMDTKTPISPSCTDVNNTIGKEDTPHLCEKQDMRKTAKSENDGLKRNVSPANKSSQKMFPRNQDYLKNRGRSPSRERKKSALPQTQDRLKGQRVLHARQSESKDKTVIVPEMKKIVVTTCQNPKANIIKKEPVKAFGVKGHKPALMPLPSAVTNKDLMKPARRCQSLTNLHVFKEESELKPVRGKVHKQAPLVIVKGSVKSIGNEGPAEGQFRSPNGITITKHGDFVTADSANNRVQITDKNGNFKSSFTFTEFPEVFFPIDVTISTKDEYVMTDGKNKQVVVSDENGSLIKCFGEEVKNPGSVAISPVDGSVYISDWEWSVEDTDERGHCIKKYTHDFQYVKSFGNLITKLGHSKGPNYLTVDNNGNVFVSDFNNCCIQVYNPDGHLMYSFGSFDISDGKLNGPRGIAFDKEGSLYVSDEGNSSVQKFDKSGKFICRIDQPEDDLKQPQGLAVTEDMDIVVADWGNDCLKVFTQ